One region of Leishmania panamensis strain MHOM/PA/94/PSC-1 chromosome 28 sequence genomic DNA includes:
- a CDS encoding hypothetical protein (TriTrypDB/GeneDB-style sysID: LpmP.28.1340) — MSFTLMACTDIRGQKVNVELPFQQPPDSMEALRGALEHIFREEEEAIKYAKGYTDTRACEPFTIIRLQRYNDDSQSWEDLTSIDVLQTYDQLYVFRKNSTKADISPQRELPLPRISDFFYDLKASASHRTPRRSSRVKENGTAAALGPTSVGHGGSVSPNHVRRSAGGSPYRTSGASSSAPPPRRPEHYHVDDPYPASAVPPMNIAAVPVPQPPSSSFYYKERTTPERVEYLFSLGRQSNNGALLTEKAFVHIFRMASVAFPVEVLQDLFAYFATRGDGGAGTATMSTKDFQEFATYFPVLVNIAYQRITNQHREEAIRAAQLESSKQVKHARRQLEELAAQLAAARKEMQQTEQRQARLQEDLYELNMQRDPGHCQEEQALLEKEVSVFKYRERLSREERDYERLAIERRKRAVASSTRARSNSPQGGYDANRYGPRD; from the coding sequence ATGTCCTTCACGTTGATGGCATGCACCGATATTCGGGGGCAGAAGGTGAACGTTGAGCTCCCCTTTCAACAGCCGCCCGACTCCATGGAAGCGCTGCGCGGTGCCTTGGAGCACATTTTtcgagaagaggaggaggccatcAAGTACGCAAAAGGCTACACcgacacgcgcgcgtgcgagCCCTTCACGATCATCCGCCTACAGCGCTACAACGACGACTCGCAGAGCTGGGAGGATCTCACCTCTATTGACGTGCTCCAAACATACGACCAGCTCTACGTGTTTCGCAAGAATAGCACCAAGGCAGACATCTCCCCCCAAAGGGAGCTACCACTGCCGAGGATCTCCGACTTCTTTTACGATCTGAAAGCCTCTGCGTCCCACCGCACGCCACGCAGGTCATCACGCGTGAAAGAGAATGGTACCGCAGCCGCCTTGGGTCCTACCAGTGTTGGCCACGGTGGGAGTGTCTCACCGAACCACGTACGTCGCAGCGCAGGAGGAAGCCCCTACAGGACCAGTGGTGCCTCCAgctctgcgccaccaccacggcgtCCAGAGCACTACCACGTGGATGACCCTTACCCAgcgtcagcggtgccgccCATGAATATCGCGGCAGTGCCGGTACCGCAGCCGCCATCGTCGTCCTTCTACTATAAGGAGCGCACCACGCCGGAGCGGGTGGAGTACCTCTTCAGCCTCGGCAGGCAGTCTAACAATGGCGCCCTGCTTACAGAGAAGGCATTCGTGCACATTTTTCGCATGGCCAGCGTTGCCTTCCCAGTCGAGGTTCTGCAAGACCTCTTCGCCTACTTTGCCACacgcggtgatggtggtgcggGCACAGCGACTATGAGCACGAAGGACTTCCAAGAGTTTGCAACTTACTTTCCGGTCCTGGTGAACATTGCCTACCAGCGCATCACAAACCAACATCGCGAGGAGGCGATTCGCGCAGCTCAGCTCGAAAGCAGCAAGCAGGTAAAACACGCGCGGCGCCAGCTGGAGGAGTTGGCGGCTCaactcgcagcagcacgcaaggagatgcagcagaCCGAGCAGCGCCAGGCTCGTCTTCAGGAGGACCTCTACGAGCTTAACATGCAGCGTGATCCGGGGCACTGTCAGGAGGAGCAAGCCCTGctagagaaagaggtgagtGTCTTTAAGTACCGTGAGCGACTATCCCGCGAGGAACGCGACTATGAGCGGCTAGCCATCGAACGACGGAAGCGGGCTGTGGCATCCTCTACACGTGCCCGGTCCAACTCTCCGCAGGGGGGGTATGACGCGAACCGCTACGGCCCCCGTGACTAG
- a CDS encoding hypothetical protein (TriTrypDB/GeneDB-style sysID: LpmP.28.1350), producing the protein MHMLTHTAPQHEAAALLVRSRSAFHPLENAGDCGEACEESNRALPPLATSASSSKSRGLHVSNDALLPNPWRQRTTLDDLEDRQRRDPHGVAQFRPVLQASRDSFRSPSNGLKPLLEPYLCAQNLAQEVRVDTWHLRRARYLQWLRKGAATAPERQVVHGGPSCQAAYLGMKMSTVTRLGSGDNSASTTRRTFKASGKSHLESLRTGTSSTTHPSMPLLSPSLHTTLPEVKEYNVSPTHTSVSVRERISAASNTSLLLSRTNPNEVAVRCLFQAARMGAAAVVGNSAVETTSLSKPDEVASSLSVQCTSESLQRWPHASLVHETTGGLDNGGGATLPCEHRGAGAMAVDINTFAKAVGASGAASGPPRDLFGDLFTDDVTFGLFDLGNEARGKEECANTSNSTMALPPEYDLVDILRNRMHRVVATFTPSSKHTLDEPPVMAKTHTILGKARLATNTPTQALLVKLVESERASRTAVNDEAFPAQQLSAASESVARALQRLLYEEEYERDLLRQLALQSSPTRWYSTLLPSGKEGVRFRLAIPPTMTDDIVICERLRSAMLHAAQAIAQPRCDAVAAEKACRHATLPVFKNTCGGQSWCPEEHARLMVERAASAKALLFQQWTSLHAKLSAQLCLFTEEAEQRHRLLGEFLSCMHPAPCVCLTCDLEVLAMSAVQLEPTVKPVCWYVSVVLGRHKDVLQQELLVQYQAEFNRLYDFFRVEFSALYSYKKLVADEGRRFRQTIQYHEFCLRVAASHQNGQQQPRSEATSPEDALMLRPSSPSSIACTPERTALAEVVLNSAASTPMRASSLYHGDSRMWRLRQRRLRNCAALDSPFFSYLLYTEVLITAVTEDEVRTVIVVSETAARAELKTHMLAEESCLRLLEREWQNRARIVAEQDEAYNTMHAGPLVELHAAHVAEVQAVQTATYAKCCKEALQSFVEAAVAEKLAAGMAELNWYCPFVCKTRHLALTLLVVDSSATQSKASSRKWLDRQQHMSLFNSEQRLRDRTVLVEEADARECITAAAEVSLRHARQLEAHRLSEEMAAVRKAALLAAEAIQRARDKEEATIRAQLQREERAVDPSKRPSTNMRPDTVNSFLVMTTALEEDFEVFLPSLSSDS; encoded by the coding sequence ATGCACATGCTTACTCACACTGCTCCTCAACATGAAGCCGCCGCCCTCTTGGTGAGGTCTCGATCGGCTTTCCATCCGCTAGAGAATGCCGGTGACTGTGGTGAGGCCTGCGAGGAGAGCAACCGGGCACTACCACCACTAGCGACCTCAGCTTCCTCGTCCAAGTCGCGCGGGCTGCACGTGTCTAACGATGCCCTGCTGCCAAACCCGTGGCGTCAACGAACAACGCTAGATGACTTGGAGGACCGACAGCGCAGGGACCCCCACGGTGTCGCACAGTTCAGGCCTGTCCTGCAAGCCTCCAGGGACTCTTTTAGGAGTCCATCCAATGGATTaaagccgctgctggagccgTACCTCTGCGCGCAGAACTTGGCCCAAGAAGTGAGGGTGGACACGTGGCACTTACGCCGTGCCCGATACTTGCAGTGGCTGCGCAAGGGTGCTGCCACGGCGCCGGAGCGGCAGGTAGTTCACGGCGGTCCTTCATGCCAAGCTGCTTACCTTGGCATGAAGATGTCTACTGTGACGAGGCTCGGTAGCGGTGACAACTCCGCGTCTACCACGCGTCGTACTTTCAAAGCGTCTGGCAAGAGCCACCTTGAGAGTCTCCGCACGGGCACATCCTCCACAACGCATCCGTCGAtgccgcttctctcgccATCTTTGCATACGACGTTACCGGAAGTAAAGGAATACAACGTCAGCCCTACTCACACCAGCGTATCCGTGAGGGAAAGGATCAGCGCTGCGAGCAACACGTCTTTGCTGCTCAGCCGAACAAACCCAAATGAGGTGGCAGTGCGATGCCTCTTTCAGGCAGCCCGTAtgggagctgcagctgtggtggGTAACAGCGCTGTGGAAACGACGTCTCTCTCAAAGCCTGATGAGGTCGcgtcatctctctctgtgcaatGCACGAGCGAGAGTCTCCAGCGTTGGCCACATGCGTCTCTCGTTCACGAGACAACAGGGGGACTcgacaacggcggcggcgccacgctTCCCTGTGAGCATCGAGGTGCTGGTGCGATGGCAGTAGACATCAACACATTCGCAAAGGCTGTCGGCGCCTCCGGTGCTGCCAGCGGCCCCCCTCGGGATTTGTTCGGTGACTTGTTCACGGATGACGTCACTTTCGGGCTATTTGACCTTGGGAATGAGGCGCGCGGCAAAGAGGAGTGCGCGAACACTTCGAATTCTACGATGGCACTGCCACCCGAGTATGACCTAGTCGACATTCTGCGCAATCGAATGCACCGAGTGGTCGCCACCTTTACCCCCTCCTCAAAGCACACGCTGGATGAGCCTCCGGTGATGGCGAAGACGCACACAATTCTGGGAAAAGCGCGATTGGCCAccaacacacccacgcaggcCCTTCTTGTCAAACTAGTGGAATCAGAGAGAGCCTCGCGGACAGCAGTCAACGACGAGGCGTTTCCAGCACAGCAGCTCTCGGCCGCATCTGAGAGCGTTGCgcgagcgctgcagcgacttcTCTACGAAGAGGAGTACGAGCGCGACCTGCTCCGCCAGCTCGCACTGCAGTCCTCGCCGACGCGTTGGTACTCGACGCTGCTACCCagcggcaaagaaggcgtTCGCTTCCGCCTCGCCATTCCGCCGACAATGACCGATGACATTGTAATCTGTGAGCGTCTTCGCAGCGCCATGTTGCACGCAGCACAGGCGATTGCACAGCCGCGTTGCGACGCAGTTGCAGCAGAGAAGGCCTGCCGCCACGCGACTCTGCCCGTGTTTAAGAACACATGTGGGGGCCAGTCCTGGTGCCCGGAGGAACACGCACGACTTATGGTGGAGAGGGCCGCCAGCGCGAAGGCGCTTCTGTTTCAGCAATGGACAAGTCTTCACGCGAAGCTCTCCGCCCAGCTCTGCCTCTTcacggaggaggcagagcagcgtCATCGGCTACTAGGAGAGTTTCTTTCGTGCATGCATCCCgctccgtgcgtgtgcctgacGTGCGATCTGGAGGTGCTCGCCATGTCAGCTGTGCAACTGGAGCCTACGGTGAAGCCCGTCTGCTGGTACGTCTCGGTTGTGCTCGGTCGCCACAAGGACGTACTGCAGCAAGAGCTGCTGGTGCAATACCAGGCAGAGTTCAATCGTCTCTACGACTTCTTTAGGGTCGAGTTCAGCGCTCTCTACAGCTACAAGAAACTTGTGGCGGATGAGGGGCGTCGCTTTAGGCAAACGATCCAGTATCATGAGTTTTGCCTCCGTGTGGCAGCGTCACACCAGAatgggcaacagcagccgcgcagcGAAGCCACGTCGCCGGAAGATGCGTTGATGCTACGACCCTCGTCCCCTAGCTCTATTGCATGCACGCCGGAGcggacggcgctggcggaggtTGTTCTCAACTCTGCGGCATCAACTCCAATGCGTGCAAGTTCACTTTATCACGGCGACTCGCGCatgtggcggctgcggcagcgtcgactGCGCAACTGCGCTGCCCTCGACTCCCCATTCTTTTCATATCTGCTGTACACAGAGGTGCTGATCACGGCGGTCACCGAGGACGAGGTGCGCACCGTGATAGTGGTGTCTGAGACAGCCGCGCGCGCCGAGCTGAAGACGCATATGCTGGCCGAAGAGTCGTGCTTGCGCCTTCTCGAGAGAGAGTGGCAAAACCGCGCGCGAATAGTCGCAGAGCAAGACGAAGCGTACAACACCATGCACGCTGGCCCGCTCGTTGAGCTGCATGCAGCCCACGTGGCCGAAGTGCAGGCAGTGCAAACCGCCACGTATGCCAAGTGCTGTAAGGAGGCCCTGCAGAGCTTCGTGgaggctgctgtggcggagAAGTTGGCAGCCGGGATGGCGGAGCTGAACTGGTATTGCCCGTTTGTGTGTAAAACGCGGCACCTCGCCTTGACTCTGTTGGTCGTCGACAGCTCTGCCACGCAGTCGAAGGCATCGTCGCGCAAGTGGCTGGACCGTCAGCAGCACATGTCACTGTTTAACAGCGAACAGCGGCTACGCGACCGCACTGTTctcgtggaggaggcagatgCGCGTGAGTGCATCACGGCGGCCGCCGAAGTGTCGCTGAGGCATGCACGCCAGCTGGAGGCTCATCGATTGAGTGAGGAGATGGCAGCCGTGCGGAAGGCTGCACTGCTTGCGGCAGAAGCGAttcagcgcgcgcgcgacaaagaagaagcgacCATAcgcgcacagctgcagcgggaaGAGCGTGCGGTAGATCCGAGCAAGCGCCCTAGCACCAACATGCGACCCGACACAGTGAACTCTTTTTTGGTGATGACTACAGCGCTCGAGGAAGACTTCGAGGTATTCTTGCCAAGTCTCAGCAGTGACTCTTGA
- a CDS encoding hypothetical protein (TriTrypDB/GeneDB-style sysID: LpmP.28.1360), whose translation MAAENTKLNKMPSKASAPPHYECLGVDPSINAVDLARHYKKLSLQLHPDRAAYRNDTDNEMHVRARYQRITEAYAVLSDPEKRSAYDARHGVNFRSRLVHLQTAIGQHNTMAMQRTAKGQKTAGLASSSSSLTHPCATRHPSAAPQNISAEDSDDDEDYAPNEVSVPLRGARHQGSSNVSPSEGSSYEEGDCVARLFSLHLRRGAEAAPQTCNGVPVTQYQALTLTRAFSSPGSPYARTWGLIVEKNELVGLEVEYPEELESITGLAAVPFPSVVHQIDGTVVLPTTDLPLLLSRLYDAECARRSAALAATSHTAPTSNNTHFCESEKLCEAPVEVSTASVPSSSTEHLQLVLAYSTVAYDLVGEVHLLGDDDVIDRLVPSCCGVPQLRLLMPDATVLSVNGTQVRSSTELRTALRAAVLDDEDEDAMQAVKRARTSRAVVVEFCQLPFL comes from the coding sequence ATGGCTGCGGAGAACACGAAATTGAATAAAATGCCCTCGAAGGCCAGCGCTCCACCTCATTATGAGTGCCTCGGCGTAGACCCATCCATCAACGCTGTGGACTTGGCGCGCCACTACAAGAAGCTGTCATTGCAACTACATCCAGACCGGGCAGCCTATCGTAATGACACTGACAACGAAATGCACGTGCGGGCTCGCTATCAGCGCATTACGGAGGCCTACGCGGTTCTGTCTGACCCGGAGAAGCGCAGCGCGTACGATGCACGGCACGGGGTAAACTTTCGATCGCGTCTGGTGCACTTGCAGACGGCCATTGGTCAGCACAACACCatggcgatgcagcgcaccgcAAAAGGCCAAAAGACGGCCGGCCtggcctcttcctcctcttccttgaCTCACCCATGTGCCACGCGACACCcgtctgctgcaccgcaaAACATTTCTGCAGAAgacagcgatgacgatgaaGACTACGCCCCAAACGAGGTCTCGGTCCCGTTACGTGGTGCACGGCATCAGGGCAGCTCAAACGTCTCTCCGAGCGAAGGCAGCAGCTATGAAGAAGGCGACTGTGTCGCTCGTCTATTTAGCTTGCATCTACGCAGAGGTgctgaggcggcgccgcagacCTGTAACGGAGTTCCAGTAACGCAGTACCAGGCCCTCACGCTTACCCGTGCTTTCAGCTCACCGGGATCGCCCTACGCCCGCACGTGGGGTTTAATCGTTGAGAAGAACGAACTCGTGGGCCTTGAAGTCGAATACccggaggagctggagagcaTCACAGGCCTCGCTGCAGTCCCCTTCCCGTCTGTGGTACACCAGATTGACGGCACAGTAGTGCTACCGACGACAGACTTGCCCCTCCTGCTATCTCGCCTCTACGACGCAGAGTGCGCGCGGAGGTCGGCGGCGCTAGCCGCCACGAGCCACACTGCCCCAAccagcaacaacacacactTTTGCGAGAGTGAAAAGCTCTGTGAAGCACCGGTGGAGGTCTCCACTGCCTCTGTACCGTCCTCCTCGACAGAACACCTTCAGTTGGTCTTGGCATACAGTACCGTGGCGTACGACCTCGTCGGGGAGGTACACCTGCTGGGTGATGACGACGTGATTGACCGGTTGGTGCCGTCGTGCTGCGGTGTACCGCAACTCCGATTACTCATGCCGGATGCAACTGTGCTGTCTGTGAACGGCACGCAAGTTCGCTCCTCCACAGAGTTGCGCACAGCTCTGCGTGCGGCAGTGCTCGAtgatgaggacgaggacgccaTGCAGGCAGTGAAGCGAGCGCGCACGTCGCGCGCTGTCGTTGTGGAATTTTGTCAGCTCCCGTTTCTATGA
- the PAH gene encoding phenylalanine-4-hydroxylase (TriTrypDB/GeneDB-style sysID: LpmP.28.1370) yields the protein MLLCRRLLQQVGMAASATLKDQYASSGSSIKDADKKTRSRTSLQVSLSIDKSGELCRLLSVFKPHNINISQVANRPRAYENKAPLRTIFLDVEAYIEDQNMKKVMAELRETFPNVVVAGSWVIPWYPTELKDLDELDQSTLAAGEELQEDPENSHPGFHDEVYRARRREIVGLAKNYKTGDKIPIVNYTEEENRVWSVVYDHLTRLYPTHACQQYNYVFPLLLESGVLSRTQMPQLRDVSDFLNEATGFTVRPVTGLLTSRDFLNALAFRVFYSTQYIRHAAQPLYTPEPDMVHDIIGHLPLLSDPDFAKFTQTIGLASLGASDELLGKLAKVYWYSVEFGLCSEGGRCKAYGAGILSSSGELEYALSDKPERVPWDPTVASITPFPITKYQPRYFVAESFPDAQHKLEAWLSSQEKPLYTVYNSYSRCVQSYPKNTWHMLQEQMKRTNFTF from the coding sequence ATGCTGCTTTGCCGTCGGCTGCTCCAGCAGGTTGGCATGGCCGCCAGCGCTACCTTGAAGGACCAGTACGCCTCCTCCGGAAGTAGCATCAAAGACGCCGACAAGAAAACGAGGTCTCGCACCTCCCTGCAGGTGTCACTCTCTATCGATAAGTCTGGTGAGCTGTGCCGACTGCTGAGCGTCTTCAAGCCACACAACATCAACATTAGCCAAGTGGCCAACCGTCCTCGCGCCTACGAAAATaaagcgccgctgcgcaccatCTTCCTCGATGTGGAGGCCTACATTGAGGACCAGAACATGAAGAAGGtcatggcggagctgcgcgaaaCATTTCCCAATGTCGTCGTGGCCGGATCGTGGGTAATCCCGTGGTACCCGACGGAGCTCAAAGACCTCGATGAGCTTGATCAGAGCACGCTCGCTGCCGGCGAGGAGCTGCAAGAAGACCCGGAGAATTCCCACCCTGGCTTCCACGACGAAGTCTACCGcgcccgccgccgcgagaTTGTCGGCCTTGCTAAGAACTACAAAACTGGGGATAAAATCCCGATTGTGAACTACACGGAAGAGGAGAACCGCGTGTGGAGTGTAGTCTACGACCACCTCACCCGCCTGTACCCGACGCACGCGTGCCAGCAGTACAACTACGTCTTTCCGCTGCTTCTCGAAAGCGGAGTACTGAGCCGAACCCAAATGCCACAGCTGCGCGACGTGAGCGACTTCTTGAACGAGGCGACCGGCTTCACAGTGCGCCCCGTGACGGGGCTTCTGACGTCGCGCGACTTCTTGAATGCCCTGGCATTCCGTGTCTTTTACAGCACCCAGTACATtcgccacgcagcgcagccgctctACACGCCGGAGCCGGACATGGTGCATGACATCATTGGTCACCTGCCTCTGCTCTCCGACCCTGACTTCGCCAAGTTCACCCAGACGATTGGTCTCGCCTCCCTTGGCGCCAGCGATGAGCTGTTGGGGAAGCTGGCAAAGGTCTACTGGTATAGCGTTGAGTTCGGCCTCTGCAGTGAGGGCGGCCGATGCAAAGCCTACGGTGCTGGTATTCTATCAAGCTCTGGGGAGTTAGAGTACGCGCTGAGCGACAAGCCGGAGCGCGTTCCGTGGGACCCGACAGTGGCCTCCATCACGCCGTTCCCAATCACCAAGTACCAGCCGCGGTACTTTGTAGCCGAAAGCTTCCCGGATGCGCAGCATAAATTGGAGGCGTGGCTCAGCTCGCAGGAGAAGCCGCTGTACACGGTCTACAACTCGTACTCGCGGTGCGTGCAGTCGTACCCGAAGAATACGTGGCACATGCTCCAGGAACAGATGAAGCGCACGAACTTCACCTTCTAA
- a CDS encoding hypothetical protein (TriTrypDB/GeneDB-style sysID: LpmP.28.1380) has protein sequence MTSRQPTRRLVDVLKQNSKKTLDRHAAQLAAAASSLPAEAIQTRFLRNQFLINPKALQLLSTEEQLTRWHVFGVYKPPFCPMRRAEAADNYHNVSVESFVEAALQSKNIYPLLKRVLKPAEVRVRVLYNLDSFASGPVLISVSDAHHYATSLQTTTMEYDLLVGGHLPVHGTGNRTTIDVAQLFPSAGVSINTGTVPAVVPEAHYVVKENGYYSVHPVSLLRIVIRSPPVSQPPALERFAREQLGTCVMGDPLVMGELMHLRANPAGSSSHTSATSTPKSSDSAERGRGAAEDVGSGSKRDLAAHAAAMKLAANPHIVSWRGDCDFPRVFIHLREVRIDTSAETPSSTTEAAYVQDTHSMPTGTTMGFMGGHHSGSASPAQHLSEAREIHLHCRRCFDGLLQKQLSASFKSRRIGLLDGSWTPQTEYL, from the coding sequence ATGACGTCTCGGCAACCAACCAGGCGGCTAGTGGATGTGCTCAAGCAGAACAGTAAAAAGACGCTCGAccgccacgcagcgcagctagccgcagccgcctcaTCGCTTCCTGCCGAAGCGATCCAAACACGATTTCTGCGCAACCAGTTCCTCATCAACCCCAAGGCCCTGCAGCTACTGTCAACAGAAGAGCAGCTCACGCGGTGGCACGTGTTTGGGGTGTACAAGCCGCCATTCTGCCCCATGCGCCGGGCTGAGGCCGCGGACAACTACCACAACGTCTCCGTCGAGTCGTTTGTGGAGGCCGCACTCCAGTCCAAGAACATCTACCCCCTACTAAAGCGCGTCTTGAAGCCGgccgaggtgcgcgtgcgtgtcctCTACAATCTGGATAGCTTCGCTTCCGGTCCAGTGCTCATCAGTGTCTCGGATGCCCACCACTATGCAACGTCGCTTCAGACGACAACGATGGAGTATGATCTTCTCGTTGGTGGGCATCTCCCAGTGCACGGCACGGGTAATCGCACGACCATcgacgtggcgcagctgttCCCCAGCGCCGGGGTGAGCATAAACACTGGCACTGTGCCTGCCGTCGTGCCCGAGGCCCACTACGTGGTGAAGGAGAATGGCTACTACAGCGTGCACCCAGTATCTTTGCTGCGCATCGTCATTCGGAGCCCGCCAgtgtcgcagccgccggcgCTGGAACGCTTCGCGAGAGAGCAGCTTGGCACCTGTGTCATGGGTGACCCTCTAGTGATGGGCGAGTTAATGCATCTTCGCGCTAACCCCGCCGGGTCCAGCTCTCACACATCGGCAACCTCTACACCAAAGAGTAGCGACTCTgccgagagggggagaggcgctgctgaagacgtGGGTAGTGGTTCCAAGAGGGACCTAGCTGCCCACGCAGCGGCCATGAAGCTAGCTGCTAACCCACACATTGTCTCCTGGCGCGGTGACTGCGATTTCCCTCGCGTTTTTATTCACTTGCGTGAGGTGCGCATTGACACTAGCGCTGAGACCccgagcagcaccactgAAGCCGCCTACGTGCAAGACACACACTCGATGCCCACCGGTACTACCATGGGCTTCATGGGCGGTCatcacagcggcagcgcctcacCAGCGCAGCACCTTTCGGAAGCACGGGAAATTCACCTGCATTGCCGCAGGTGTTTTGACGGCCTCCTGCAGAAGCAGCTCAGTGCCTCGTTCAAGTCTCGCCGGATAGGTTTGCTAGACGGCAGCTGGACTCCGCAGACAGAGTACCTGTGA
- a CDS encoding hypothetical protein (TriTrypDB/GeneDB-style sysID: LpmP.28.1390) codes for MEKAMDQESSDGDAVVIPNTAQLMESKRLQLLADQLESSLTVLRRKLDRMEKRMENTGRGALLPFQLRRAKKEREELMREIETTQNIIKRLVFMSTQMTQMMELKKEVFQNTRTRLLEEIKVLESQIKGNSEQVLRGYIQRINMLQRYWPWRQLRDLGDTSVGNTFEEELARGPRYRSVGIQNNIQSDYLAQQLHWLHELGNREDVFRGHLRHLEGMIEDLNDITDLLETTMTCTVCGLTFEDPVMLWPCGHSFCLACFECLAIAPSLYRCPTCGSIGSEGFLHNLLLAETVAKWMFKDKGYGDTQAPLNIIRVHLPRFRKDQIQSRILQLKNQLRGSNERTSAAAKEAAERELITISYRLY; via the coding sequence ATGGAAAAGGCAATGGATCAGGAAAGCAGTGACGGCGATGCCGTCGTCATTCCCAACACAGCGCAGCTAATGGAGTCGAAGCGACTGCAGCTTCTCGCGGATCAGCTCGAGAGCTCACTCACCGTCCTGCGCCGGAAGCTCGACCGCATGGAGAAGCGGATGGAAAACACCGGTCGCGGCGCACTCCTGCCCTTCCAGCTACGCCGagcgaaaaaggaaagagaggaactGATGCGCGAGATTGAGACGACGCAGAACATCATCAAGAGGTTGGTCTTCATGTCAACCCAGATGACGCAGATGATGGAACTCAAGAAGGAGGTATTTcagaacacacgcacgcgtctTTTGGAGGAGATCAAGGTACTGGAGAGCCAGATCAAGGGCAACTCAGAGCAGGTTCTTCGCGGCTATATACAGCGAATCAACATGCTGCAGCGCTACTGGCCATGGCGGCAGCTACGCGATCTCGGTGATACCTCCGTGGGTAATACCTTTGAGGAGGAACTGGCTCGAGGTCCTCGGTACCGCAGCGTTGGGATTCAAAACAACATCCAGTCCGACTATCTAGCCCAACAACTGCACTGGTTACATGAACTCGGCAACCGCGAGGACGTCTTTCGCGGTCATCTGCGCCACCTGGAAGGCATGATAGAGGACTTGAACGACATTACCGATTTGCTCGAGACGACCATGACGTGCACCGTTTGTGGTTTGACCTTCGAGGACCCCGTCATGCTCTGGCCCTGTGGTCACTCTTTCTGTCTCGCCTGCTTCGAGTGCCTCGCAATAGCACCGAGTCTGTACCGCTGCCCCacctgcggcagcatcgGCAGCGAGGGCTTCCTGCACAACCTGCTGCTTGCCGAGACGGTGGCGAAGTGGATGTTCAAGGATAAGGGATACGGAGACACTCAAGCACCACTCAATATAATCCGCGTACATCTTCCGCGATTCCGGAAGGACCAGATCCAGTCACGCATTTTGCAGCTGAAGAATCAGCTGCGGGGGTCGAATGAGAGgacctcagcagcagcgaaggaggcggccgAGCGAGAACTCATTACCATCTCCTATCGGCTTTATTAA